The DNA segment ccttgtatccccctccccagcgcttagaacagtgcttcgcacatagcaagcgcttaacaaatgccatcatttttactttttgtgggcaaagaatgtgtctaccgactctgtcgcacggtactctcccaagcacgctgcacaccgtaagtgctccataaatacccttgatcggaGGATTGATTTTTCGTTCCCTAAAGCGCCTCCTCTCCGGAACCTGCTCGGGGCGAAGTTGAATCTCAGAATctaaacagggaagcagcgtggcttagtggaaagagctcgggcttgggagtcggaggtcgtgggttccaatcccggctctgccacctggcagctgtgtgacttcggacaagtcgcttcacttgtcggtgcctcagttacctcatctgtaaaatggggatgaagattgtgagctccacgtgggacaaccggattaccttgtatctaccccagcacttggaacagtgcttggcacatagtaaacacttaaaaataccattattattattattattattattattaaacctcccAAGTTCAATTTGGGAAGGACAGGATAGCCTGCTTTAACCCACATTCCATTATATAAATCCCATTATACTAAACGGTAATTCTTCTATACAGTTTCTTGAataagtatataaatatatatatatatatacatatatatatatacaggaaGGGCTCGGTCTTACAAAACAATCGGTTCTCAAATCTGTCTTGAGTCAGAAGTCTGTAAACGGAAACCAGTTTTCTTAtagaaataatattttaaatTGGGGATTGGTTCCCGAACCCGAGCCGGTTACCTTGTTTTAAACCAAAACATTCCAGGACCGTGTACTCATCAATTCCAATGGAACAATATAGCATCATGAATGCTGTTCTATTGAGGCAGAGATGTTCCACCGGATAGGGCGGCTGAATTCCTTCTTCCGAAGTCAAATGGATAGATGGACCTTCCTTGGCGATTCCCCTTGGTGATCGGGATTCGCTCTCTCCGTTCCCTCCGGCCCGGTCTTTTTCCTCCCgttcctccctccccgtcccagctTTTAAAAtggctcccccatttccctcggcccccggggccccgcttccacccccgcccccgtcctctctccccgcttgagtcctcccctccccgccagccccaGGCACGAGGCCCGCGGTGCTGAACCAACTCAGGGCAGCCCAGCTCAAGCCTCTATGGACCAGAGGTCCGGTATCCTGAGGTTTAGAGtcctaccccctctagactgtaaactctctgtgggcatggATCTGCCtattaattatcatatttgttaagtgcttattgtgtgccaggcactgtactaaacactggggtgaatagaagcagcagtccctgtcgcacatggggctcacagtctcaatccccattttacagatgaggcaactgaggcacggagaagtaaagtgactcgcccacggtcacacagcagacaaagggcagagctgggattagaacccatgactttctgactcccagacccgggctctacccactacgccatgctgcttctcgccgtTCTCATTATTCTCACGACTTCcgttctattgtattctattgtattgtattcagaggttatgagttcgaatcccggctctgccacctgtcagctgtgtgactgtgggcaagtcactttacttctctgcgcctcagttccctcatctgtaaaacggggatgaagactgtgagcctcacgtgggacaacctgatgaccctgtatctaccccagcgcttagaacagtgctctgcacatagtaagtgcttaacaaataccaacattattattgttattattatacccgCCCAAGCgcggaatacagtgctctgcccacagtaagcactcgatcgatACCATCCAGTCAGAGCCCGGACCCTCCAcctcaataacagtaataatgctcttagaacagtgttctgcacgtagtaagcgcttaacaaataccaacgttattactaatgatggtatttgctaaacacttactacgtgccagccactatactgagtgcagctttcaggagggctgtgcactgttctaagcacttgggtaagtaaaGCAGACGTAAGGCacaaatcctgccctcaaggagtaataataataatgttggtatttgttaagcgcttactatgtgcagagcactgttctaagcgctggggtagacacaggggaatcaggttgtcccacgtagggctcacagtcttcatccccattttacagatgaggtaactgaggcccagagaagtgaagtgacttgcccaaggtcacacagcagacaagtggcagagctgggattcgaactcatgacctctgactccaaagcccgtgctctttccactgagccacgctgcttctctggaaggagTGAGTCCCCTTGGGGAGCGAAAGATCTCTTCAGCTCCCCGTAAGCAGCAGGAGACGCCCAATCCTCCAAACCTGGGGCTTCAGACCAAGGACGAGACCAGAGGCCACCCAAGAACCTGAAAGGGTTGGGAGCCCccccaaaacattcattcagtagtatttattgagcgcttaccgtgtgcagagcactgtagtaagcgcttggaatgggcaattcggtcacagatagggacaatccctgcctactgacGGACTTACAgcctcatcgggggagacagacggacaaacacaagacaacttaatcacaataaatagaatcaaggggatggatacctcattaacaaacagTTGAGTGGgacccccgccccaggccccggAGGCAGTCCCACATGGTGATTTCAacccattttatttattgagcgcttactgtgtgcagagcaccgtaccaagcgcttgggagagcacaacgtaacAGAGCtgacggacgcgttccctgcccacaacgaacttccgGGCAAGGGGACTTAAGGGAAAGGACGCAGCTCCCGCTCTTTTAAATAAGAACACGCCTAAGGAAAGGAAGGGCTATACGCCTGAACGGCAGGGAAGTAATCCCACACATGCAATAAATCCCAAAGTTTtcccagaaaaaagaaaagaaacttgGTAAGCAAGGTCTAGCGGGGCTGAAAATGCTTGACAgcgaaactagagaagcagccaggTTCAGTGGAtcgcgcacaggcctgggagtcagaaggatctgggttctagtcccggctcggccacatgtctgctgcgtgaccttgggcaagtcacttaacttctctgagcctcagttacctcatctgtaaaatggggattaagactgtgagcccaatgtgggacagggactgtgtccaacctgattagcttgaatctactctagtgcctagaacagtgcttggcacttaacaagtactataattgctattattattcttccctaaAACAAATCAAGGGAGGAGAAAAACCTGAAAGCCTCCTCAGCAAAACTCCCCTTCTTGCAAACACTGACTTGTAGCCgtgaacaatcaatggtatttaataagcgcttctgtgtgcagagcgctgtactaagcgcttgggagagtacaatacaacagagttggtagatacgttccctgcccgagacgagctcacaatctagagggggagacagacgttaataggaataattatatatcttagaaaagcagcgtggctcagtggaaagagcacgggctttggagtcagagatcatgggttcgaatcccagttctgccacttgtcaactgtgtgactttgggcaagtcacttcacttctcggtgcctcagttccctcatctggaaaatggggattaagaccgtgagccccacgtgggacaacctgattcccttgtgtctaccccagcgcttagaacagtgctctacgcatagtaagcacttaacaaataccaacattattattattattattaatttacaaaTACGTacatgagcgctgtggggctgggatcttGGAAAACGCTACATCCTACGGCTTGCTGGTTTTCAAAATAACCGAGGCGGTGGGAAAAATGGGCGGATTAAGGTCTGGAGTCTCAATACCGTGAAATCAGCCCAGCTGGGGGAACCCAACATGAAGTCACATCTCCGCCCACTCGAAGCGCGGTCAGGGGAAGCAGTGCTCACCTGCGTCTTCACGGGGCATCCTCCCTACTCTTCTGGGCTATTAAGAAACCTCAAGACCCACACGCCGGATGGTCCGTAACTGTAATTTTCTAAAGGACGGACATAAGAATGCCAGAAAAACCCGGGAGGCGTTTACTCGTAACAAAAAACCAAGGTTACCAAGGGGGCTGCAGTTACCAGGCTTTCTCCACCCACGTCGAAATGGGCCCTCTGACGCACCTTTGATGAGCTCCGGTTTATAAGCCTTCCGCAGCTGCTCCAAGAAGTTACCGTAGAAAGCCTTGGCCTGCTCGCTGGGCATGGCCATGTGATAGTCTGGCTTGTTCCCTTTCAGGATGCACTGGAGAGTAAACTGGCTGACACACAGGACCTCGTACTGTTTGTCCATCACGCTTTTCGACCAGGGCTTCCCGCTCTCGTCCTCAAACACCCGCAGATTTAAAATCTTCCGAACCCTGCAGGGAGGACAGAAAGCAGGAGCGTCACCCCCCAGGACGGTGCGGCTGGAAAGAGAACGTGGGaaagtcgatcggtggtatctgctgagtgcttaccgtgtgcagagcactatactaagcacttgggagagtacggcagaataatataacggacacgttccctgctcacgacgagccgacggtctagagggggagacggacattaacagaaataaatgaatcgcagataggtacataagtgttgtggggttgggtggggggtgaataaagggaacggaagggtagaagggagcagaagaaaaggaaaagaaggtgtagtcagggaaggcctcttggaggagatgggtcttcaataagattttgaacgaggggagagtaattgtctgtgggatctgaggagggagggcgttccgggccagaggcaggacgtgggcaagaggtcagcggtagatgagatcgaggtaaagcgagaaggttggcaatagaggagcgaagtgtgcagcttCGTGTGTGTAGTAggagagaggagtggtaggagagaGCTTTTCTTCCAATACTTTTTCTTCCAATGAGCAATACTCCTTATTGGCTCATAGATCTCTCCACCCTTCCCGCAAAATAAGCGGGAGGAACTAATAAACTAGTTCCCCTTTCACAGGTCGGGTGGTGGGAacaccctggggtggggggtgggtccaAGTGCAAGCTCTCCTCAGTCAggggtgagaggaagaagagtCAAAGGACAGCTGTTTTCTtgtttacggcatttgttaagcacttactatgtgccagactctgatctaagcactggggtagatagaagataatcgggtagggctcacggtcttaatctccattttacagatgcggctcagagaaataaagtgacttgcccaagatcacagagcagaggagtggcggagccaggattagaacccaggtcctcccgactcccagggtcgggctctatccattaggccacaccgcttctcagctgtTCCACCTTTAAGTCTCgacccttcgttcattcattcaatcgtatttatttagcgcttactgtgtgcagagcactgtactgagcgcttggaaagtacaattcggcaacagatagagacaatccctacccaacaacgggctcacagtctagaagggggagacagacaacaaaacaaaacaagtagacaggcatcagtagcatcaaaatagatacatagaattatagatacatccacatcattaataaaataaatagaataataaatatgtacatatttatacaagtgctgtggggcggggtgggaggtagagcagagggagggagttggggcgatggggaggggaggaagagcagaggaaaaggggggctcagtctgggaaggcctcctggaggaggtgagctctcagtagggctttgaaggggggaagagagcttcaCCTGCCTGctcctcacagtgggcagggcttCGTCCGGCTGTCACAGCGAATAGAAGgcggggagaggtgaggagaagaAAGTGGTTGCCTTCTCCCCTCAGTGCCCCGGATGGAAGCCGGCGGGGTTTCTTTGCCAGGTGGGACAGGCCGACAGAGTGAAGACCCTCGGGCAGATCAACCTGTGGCAAGGACGGGTAAAAGACGACGAACTCGGGCGCTCCCCGCTGAGAAACGGCTAAATGCTATCAAACATCAACCCGAGCGGGCTACGACGGCTTTCTCTAGTTTTCCAGTTAATCGTGCTCGTTTCTCTGAGGgtgccccatcttacagatgtggGAGATGATTCCTCGATCTTCCATAAGGTCACACACAAAGCCGTTACCGGGTCAAACGAGCCACCCTTCTGTTGCCTCCACCAGCGGCATCAAGATGCCGAGAGAAGTAACGTGATGCTGGCCGCCTCTGACCTCCATCCTCGTGGCTGAGGATGGATCGCTTCAAATCCCAAACTTTTCCTCTAGTTACCACCCATCTTGTCCAGGAATTGATCCTAATCCTATGGATATTTTCAACCTGCATAACTTCCTGGGGTAACAGATTCCACAGGCTTACCACTCCCAGGGTGAAAAAATGCTGCCCTTGTCTGTTTTGACCTGTCGAGCACTTAGCAAACATTTAATAGACGCCACGCCATTTTCACGATCAGGTCCTGATTGGGCTTTAaataggactgtaagctcgtcgtggccagagaacgtggctaccaactctatcatgttgtaataataaaactggcatttgttaagtgcttactatgtgcagagcacggttctaagcgctggggtagatacagagtaatcaggttatcccacgtgaggctctcagttaatccccattttacagatgagggaactgaggcacagagaagtgaagtgacttgcccacgatcacacagctgacaagtggcagagccgggagtcgaacccatgagctctgactcccaagcccgggctctttccactcagccacactgtactcgcccaagcgcttaatctcatgctgggcacgtagtaagcgctcaataaataccactgactggcttaTTAAACTGAATTGACTGACGGCATTTTATAAGGTCTCGGAGCTGGTACGACTCGGAGGGAAGAGCAGGGCCTCCTCTTGGTTAAGAGGAGAAGCAACCGTCTAATACGTTTCCAGCTGGGggaaaaagcacttagtacagtgctttgcacacagtaagcgctcgataactacgaCTGTATGAAAAAAGGGATTGGCTATCTTTCGTCTTATCCCCTGGTTCGGCCGCAGTGGGAGCACGACGAAAACGGCGTCGGGATACAACGGAGCGATCATGATCAACTCACCATCCTACCGGGTCCAATCTCAAGAAGAGACAGCACAGAAAACCTAGAAGGAAATGTAGAAACACCTAACGCcggttggtgttttttttaaggtatctgttaagtgcttactctgtgctagacactgaactaagcactggggtagatacaagctaatttagctgagtagatacaagctgggtCTGAGGACTCCGTGTccccttcggcaagtcactcccAATGTAAGCTCACCgggcggcagggaatgtgtctattaaattgttgcattctactctcccaaacgcttagagctcactgtgggcagggaatgagtctgtcgaTTGTTGTATcctattctccaaagcgcttagtacagtgccctgcacacagtaagcacgcaataaatatgactgaatggatgaatgctctagacacaataagcattcgataaataccatggattgaatgagtgaatttcacGGTCCCCATAGTCCAAGAGAGATAAACTCACCACCTGAGGTTGTGGACAGGAATAACAAGTCACAGTAGCTCTGACCCTTTTAGAAACACTCACATGCCAAGGAAATGGTACAGTCAGTTCACTCaagcattcatttaatcgcatttatggagcgcttactgggtgcagaggactcagcgctttggagaatacaacaataaacagacacatttcctgtccacagcaatcttacagtctaaagcgggggagagagacatcggtacatataaatatattgcagatgtgtacttaagtgctgtggggctgggaggggcgaagagtaaaggaagcaagtcagggcgaggcagaagggagtgggagaagaggaaaggggggcttagtctgggaaggcctcttggaggagatgtgccttcaataaggtttgaacggagggagaataattgtccgtcggatatgaagagggagggcgttccaagccagaggcgggacgtgggtgaggggtcggcagcgagacgggcgagaataaggcccagtgagaaggttagcactggaggagcgaggtgtgcgggctggggtgtagaagaagaaaagcgaggtgaggtaggagagggcaaggtgatggagagctttaaagccaagggtgaggagtttttgtttgatgccgaggtggacgggcaaccacgggGGTTTGGTTCTGATGCAGACTGTGGGCCACCGCATAACTCACATGTGCTCCAGCTCTTTCTGTGTATCTTCCAGAGAAATTCCCAGCAACACACAGATGCCCCGTCCGATGGCACTTACTTGCTCCTCGCCAacttttaaagaaagaaagaaggagaaattaAACCACAAAAAATGGAAGCACCGTACGGCTTTACTGACCTATGAAAGGTTCAAATTCGGCGGAGTGTTTAAATGCCCCATATTTTCAGGCCTACCCATGGTATAGCTGTGGGTTGAACAAAATATCATCAGCCAAAGAGCATTCATTTTCACAATAATGATCATGGgagttattaaacacttactatgttctaagcgctggggaagagacaagataatcagatcggatacagtctctgttccacagagGATTCATAatcgaagagggaggaagagcagtacTTATTCCCATTTCAGAGTTGAACTACcatcaaacagcatggcctactggaatgaaaagggatctgggagtcagaggatctggattctaatccagccttcACTATCTTCACTtcactgctgtatgaccctgggcaagtcacctaacttctctgtgcctcagttccctcatttgtaaaatgggataaggactgtgagcccatgtgggacagggactgcgtccaacctgattagcttgtgtctaccccagagcttagtactgtgcctggcatccagcacaaaacaaataccataaaaaaaaaactttcaccaTATCAAACGGaatctcctcaccatcagctttaaggcactcagtcaactctctctCGCCTACCTaagctcattgatttcctactacacgtGGCTGACTTtgttcctccagtgccaacctactcgatgaacctcgatctcgtctatctcgctggcGTCGTCCCTCCCCCTTCGCGTCCaaaagaccaccaccctccccatcttcgatCTCTACCAAAATGATGTCTACCCCAGGAAacgttccctgactaaactctcctcttcccccctcgattctccctcccttccgcatcgcctctGCActttcgccccacagcacttcaagaTACATATCCTTACTTCCCCcatctgaaatttttttttaatatctgtctccccaacgaGACTGTAAGGAGAGATTCTGTCCGCTCACGCTGCTgccctgtgctctcccgagcgctcagtacagtgctctgcacacagtaagccccataAATGCCAATTATAATAATCATCGTaatcataataacggtatttgtaaagcgcttataaggggcaagcactgttctaagagctgggatagatgcgagataatcaggttccatatggggctgacggtctaagtaggagggagatgagggattgaatccccgtggtgcggatgaggaaactgggacacagagaagttaaataaccggcccaaggtcacacgggaggcaagtggcggagccagaattagaacccggatcctctgactcccaggctcgtgttccgTGCTTCATCTCtaaccattgagtgattgactgattgatacttaaattgtgagccccaaatgggatagggaccatctgacctgattagcttgtatccacccccgtgcttggcacgcagtaagggcttaataataataataatgttggtatttgttaagcgcttactatgtgcagagcactgttctaagccctgggggagatacagggtcatcaggtcgtcccacgtgaggctcacagttaatccccattttacagacgaggtaactgaggcacagagaagtgaagtgactcgcccacagtcacacagctgacaagtggcggagccgggagtcgaacccatgacctctgactccgaagcccaggctctttcccactgagccacgctgtttctctgctgcTTAACAtatttcactattattatcattattatcacaattaTCTTCCGATGTGTCTGCCTTaaatcctcaccccctccccgcccatttttattcttagattgggagccccacaggagtcagggtctgtgttcaattcCCACTTGGGTACTCTTtctcagggcttaatacggtgctctgcaaactgtaagcatcTAATAATATCTaatattactgctgctattattaaAGGTGGAATCGCTTTGAAGAAACTCTGAAATGAAACCTGGTCTAGATACACGTAACGTGGGCAAGTAGGAATTAAACAGCTGTTATTAATGGAGCCAAGTCTAGGTTGGAATTTTAGCTACGGCGAAACCCTACGCTATTACTATATAACATTCGACCTTTCGATCTAAGCTTCGATCGGGAACCGAAAAATCTTTCTGTGCGAAGATGTGAATTTTTAATCGCAACCAGATCGAGATTTTTACCTCATTTTCGTTTTTttaatttcctactaccacctGCGCCCTTCTCGACCCCACCCGAATGAATGCCGGTTTTACAGTGAGGACTCTCCAATCTAGTGCTTTTGAAGagatttttttaatatatatttagTTTGGGGCTATCGGAAAGCAGACTGAAAATGTAATCAAGGAATCTTGCATCTTTAAAAGATAATtacagtttgaaaaaaaaaaaaaaggccagttcCCCGGAGCCAAAAATGACTCTTTGCTTTCAATTATCAAGTTACTTGAGGTGAAAGTGTTATTTCTGGCCCGAACGTGCTGAAGATCGAAGAACCAGCCAGTGAGGCTGCGTCGACCAAGGGCAAAGAACGTTCTGGTAGAGAAAACACGGGAGCCTGCTGGGCAGTGTTCTTTTAATGACCGAACTGGTTTCCCTCTACAGAGCTTCTGCAAGAAAATATTTTGTTCGATATTGTGTATTCTCCTGTAGAGACCACATTTAAACACAAGATGGGAAGCGAgctcaaatgctattatcatttcAAAAACATTATAAATTATAACTGAGCGTCCgctggcagcagcgtggctcagtggaaagagcctgggcttcggagtcagaggtcatgagttcaactcccggctctgccacttgtcagctgtgtgactgtgggcgagtcacttcacttctctgtgcctcagttccctcatctgtaaaatggggattaactgtgagcctcacgtgggacgacctgatgaccctgtatctaccccagcgcttagaacagtgctctgcacatagtaagcgcttaacaaataccaacattattattattattaaaacttggAAAAGCCGAGTCGAAAAATCCCCTTTGGTAATCTTCACTTTTATTTATTACCTGATCCCCAAATGAGACCTGCTatagtcggagaagcagcgtggctcagtggaaagagcatgggctttggagtcagggctcatgagttcgaatcccagctctgccacttgtcggctgtgtgactgtgggcaagtcacttaacttctctgtgcctcagttccctcatctgtaaaatggggattaa comes from the Ornithorhynchus anatinus isolate Pmale09 chromosome 1, mOrnAna1.pri.v4, whole genome shotgun sequence genome and includes:
- the DTD1 gene encoding D-aminoacyl-tRNA deacylase 1, encoding MKAIVQRVTRASVSVGEEQVSAIGRGICVLLGISLEDTQKELEHMVRKILNLRVFEDESGKPWSKSVMDKQYEVLCVSQFTLQCILKGNKPDYHMAMPSEQAKAFYGNFLEQLRKAYKPELIKDGRFGAYMQVHIQNDGPVTIELESPAAAVADPKQLSKLEKQQQRKEKTRAKGPSESSKERSVPRSKDDPSASSGAEGDVSSEREP